Genomic segment of Pochonia chlamydosporia 170 chromosome 1, whole genome shotgun sequence:
cCAGGCCGTCGACTCGCTAGCCAAAACCTACCCCCAAATACCCGAGTCGGCGCGGAAATGTGGTGCAGCAACATTGGCTCGCCGGTGTCAGTCTCACCTGCACTTGTTTGACTTCAAGAATGAAGTGTGGTCGGGTACGGAGCTTGTCTGAAAATTAGATTGAAACGGTTTCCCAAAAAGCTGAACCGTGAACCTGAAGGTATGGTTGACACAATTTCAAGGCCGACATTCATGAAGGGCTTTGCTTCAAAAAGAGGATTGCTTGCTGCCAACGGAAACTGGCTCTTCATCAAGCCCTGGATGAAGAAAATTTGTTGTCCTACCCCATGAGCAGGCTAACATTCCAGAATCAAGAAGTTTCTAGAGTCCGGGGAAAGAAAGAGCTTGCATGGGAGCCTTGACCAGGTAGAAAGGGGAGGGAGGGGCGTGTGGTTCTGTTACTCACAGCCAGTCCAGACAAGCATGTCTGTGAATGTGGCATAGACACCACAACGCACCATGTCCACCTGGCACAAGAGGCACAACGTAGCAGAAAACAGAAGTGTTATTTCGAGCTTTGCGCTTTGGTATGGATTAGGCCCGTCGACTTTGTGCGACTAAGCACCCTTGCAACTTCATTGAGCCATTCTAGTTGGCTTAGCGCTCGTTCCTGGCAATTACTACTTCGTACAGTTTGGCACTTTTAATTCTCACCAAAACAACGGCGTCGGTCTGTGCTGTCTCGAAAGCGGCATTGTAGGCGAGCAGGATGAGGATCCGGAAAAGAAAGCAACCCCAAgattttgcttcttcaaaGAAGAGGTGCCTCCGTTCTCACATTACGGAGCACAATTTCAAGCTTGTGGTGTGTGAGAACGGCGTCGTGGGCATGGGCGTGTGGCTATGGAGCTATTGTCTCTTTACCCCGGACTTTTCCATCATGACAATGCCACAAAGTTTTCCTTTCTCTCCTTGTCTCTCACGCGAGGCATGTGGAACAGTCCTGACCTGGGCAAAATTTTACCACCGCATGGCGCATGTGGGAGTGTTGAAAGCTGCGATGCGTCGACTGGCGTCAGCATAAACAAGGCTCCAGCTGATGGTGACATCACGTCGATTCCACCAACAATACTGCATGCTTTTGGCCAGTGTCAGCTCATCAATGGCGGCGACCGGTTCAGTCCGAGGCTGTTGATCACTGCTCCCATCGACAATGCCAGCCAAGTGCTCGGCTGGATGGACAATGACTGGTGCTGCGATCTGGCGAGATCTGGCAGCGACGGGCGGACACGGGACTTGTGCCATGCTATCCAGCCCGTTCCGAGGCGCTGGGTTGGGCTTTGAGGAGAAAACATGTGGATTCAACACGTGAGAAAATGGCCAGGTGCAGCATGGCCGTGCTGGACAATGAAGCCGGCCCTGAGTGCTCCGATAACAATGTGCGAATGTGCCTGCATAGGGTTGATCGCGTTGTTACCCCATCATGTGCATGCAATGACGTGAACTCTGGCACGATATGATGCACGTGCTGGCGATGTTTGGAGAGCTTGACACAAAGTTTGTTGAGAGTTTTCGACAACTTCGACCTCGGTTCGGTTCTTGAGggatggaacatggaaccaATAAAAACAAATCTAGTCTCAGATGTTCTCCGGAGTCGACGGGCATTTGAGGCAAAGTAATAGGATCATTTTCACCCAAAGTGACATTGCACGCAGTCGCAGAAACTATTGCCATCGGGCGACGGATCAGACTTGTTGAATGGAATCTGACTTGTCCTATCCAGGCTATCCTTGAGGCTTACAGTCTGCGGGCAGTCCGGAATATAAGCCTCGAGTAATGTCACCATGGTATGTCGCAGTTGCAAATACCTACCTTCGGTACCCAATCACGGAATCTTGAGATGAATCTTCCATTGTGGGGTGCATCACACGGAAGCACTTCGACTTCCCCGGTTTGTGGGGTCGCTTTAATCAGATACGTGGAGTCATTAATTACATTGAAGAGCATCCCTTTTTGATGACTTGTCTGTAttatgtactccgtatgtaCGGAATGGGCTTCAAGCCAGGTGCATGGGGGGGCGTCCCTTAACAGGTGAAACCTTGACCAGGTTCCTGGATTTTTTGGGATTGCTCTTTTTACCCAAACCCTGTCATTACCTCCTGGACAAGGGAGATTGGAGGCAAGCTGGGcagcaagagaagagaaagaattTTCTTCATCCCCTGACCCCGGAATACGGCTTGTTCTTCGTCTGGGCGTCGCATCAACCATTATTATTAGGGGTTGAAATGGAGAAGCCGATGGGCATTTTGCATGATGGTAGACATTCCTCACAATGCATTGAACCAACTGCGCGGGCCTTCGAAGGAACGAGCATGACGCCATCAGGCATAAAACTGCTCGGCGCTTTTGACAACAATGCGGATATTCTGGCTAGACGTTTCATGAGGCAGTCAGCCCATGAGTCCACTGAACACGACGCTTTTCAAAAAGCACCATCCCTTGGCTTCATCCCCCCTTATTTTGTCAAATCTAGACATGTAACCAAAGACATGAAACAGGCACAGGCAGGAGGACGACATCACATCGAGAACCGTAATATTTTACCCGTCTGATCTTGCGAAAACATAAAAAGATCAAACTGTcggagaaaagaaaaacgtTTCGCCGGCACCTcccttggcagcaagctGCCTTTTccagttgatgttgctgagcCTTCAAAGTGCCTAAATCAAGAGAGAAACACTATCCCTGCGCGCACAGGATGTCACTGCAGCCAAACTAGTCTACATGGGGAGACTATGGCTAATGCTGAGACGAACTTGTCTTATACGCCTATATGGACTCCTTGAACGCACGTTCTGTGATATCCAGAACTGGCCTGGACGACGTTATGCATCCGCTTGTAAAGAGTGTCTCCGAGTATTGCGACTTGAACGCCATAACGAGCCAACTGTGGTGACTCATGAACTCGAGCAAGACCAAAACTTTGACACACTAATACCAGTCAAACCGTGGGCTCATCAAAATTATGCGGCAAGGTCGTAGATATGGCCTAATAAGACACCGAGCTGGGACATCACACGTCAGAATCTGTCTGCCCTCTGTTTACACTAACATGTTGATAGCCAAGACAGCTTAGAACATGACGCGAATGTCTTGTTCCAACCTCGAAGGCTATTATCAAAAATTTGTTTGGTATGACGCCATATTTTCAACTAGTTCATTACATCGTAACTTCATCCTTCAATGACAAGCAACCTTGCTCTCATGCCATTACACCCATCGGCGTGTGGCAAATGAGACTAAATCACCCCTTGGATGTGTTCCCAGAAGCACCAGCTGCAGgtctcgtcttcctcctggCCGGCTGATATACATCATTGAAATTCATAGCGACGCCCAAAAACCTCATATCCACATCCGGCTGATATGCCAAATCACCCAGCAATATCTGCAATCTGCTCTTAAACGATCCCCCAAGCTGGTGTAATGTGTATCTCAACTTAGGAAACTCGGGCGGCGGCTCTTTTGAACCATCCGCATTCTCATCCATGTGGTGGCCCATCGAAGTCCGCACGTCCGCCTCCTGACGAAGCGTAAAGTCAGACACGCTCCAGCTGTACAACCCGTCCACCGAACCGCGGTAGCTCAGCATGAGCTTGAGCAAATCGCTAAGCTGCCCGAGGTACGAGGAGGTGCGCTCATCGTCTTCCGAGCCGTGATGTCGACGTTTTGCACCCAGTAGACCCTTGTGCGTAATGTCGTTGAGGTACCGGCGATGCGCGTTGATGAGATCATCCAGAGTGCAGTCCTCCTTATGAATGCGCTTTTGGAGCTCATCCCACGACGATTCAATCACCTCAAAGAGGATGTAGTACTGCAGCTGACCTACGAAATGAATCATTTCCGCGAGCACGCCACGGGTAGATTTCCACGTTTGGGCGACGACGGGATCAGAAGTTTGTAGGACACCGCGAGAGCCAGTCATGCACTTCCGCCAGGTGGTAAGGAGGGCGAATTCGACGCGTTTGATGCGCCAGAGAAAGTTGAAGACTTTGAGATATTGCCGGTTGCCCCATTCTGTGACGACAACATCTACGGGGGCGTCGATTTTATACTCGAGCGTGAAGCAGTCCCATCCCATGTCGCCGTGGGAGAGTTGGAGCATCCTGGCGTCGAGGCGACGAAGAACTTCAGGCGAGTCGTACTGTGCGTTGGAGCCGCGGATAGCGTGTTCCAACTGGGCGGTGAGGGTGTGTCGGTATTGCGCACCGGCTGGCTTGTCCAGGTTTGCGGCGAGGGATTCCATGAGGAGGGCTATGAAGTCTCCTTGTCCGAGGAGGATGTAGTCCTTTAGGGCTCTGAGGTGCTCAAAGAGGTGGAACTTGGTGGACATGAGGTCCATCAAGCGCTTCATGGTGGTCTTGTATGCTTCATCGATCCAGGCCTCCAGGGTGGCCGTGTCGCCGTATCGAAGTTCCTTCGACGCTGCTTTGGAATACTCCTCCACCCAGACGGAGTCGCCGCAGCTGTGGCGGATGAAATTGAGAGACTTGCCGATCAGGAATACCTTTTGCGCAAAGTCTTGTGTGATGATACTCGGGATCATATCTTGGTCGATTTCGTACTTGTCCGTCCACACATTGCCAACTACTTTTAGATTAGCCACGTCGTCCACCCGCGCTTGCTGCTCCCGAACAAAGAACTCCTGGTACGGATCTGACAATTCTCCGTCATATATCCAGCGGCGCAGGATATCGTAGAAGGGCCTGGTGAAGCTGCTTAGAAGCCGCTCTgcaaaagcagcaacaacggGATCGCCATGTGACGACGAGAAACTGTGAATGAGAGAAATGAGCTGTCCACCAATTTTGTTCTCAGACTCCTCGGCGATGAGGCTCATCAACCGCAATCCCATGGTTGCCTCTCGCGTCCAAACAACGCATCTCTTCAATGTGACGCCCGCTTTGCCAATTCCTCCCCGAGGCGCATTATCGTCAAGCGATGAGAGAGCACGTCTGATTTGGCTTTCTAGGGTGGCTATCAGAGTGAGATAGGAGTGCAGTTCGCCTCTGATGGCGGACCGTAGGCTCTGTCCTAGTAGACCGTTTGCCGGGGTGTTGCAGTACTCGTCCAGTCCGCGATACAGGAGCGATGGCTCAGCAAGGGTGTGAAGTATAGACACGAGAGGCAGCGGAACCGTGGGAGGCAGTTTCAAGgtttgtggtgttgcgaATGGAAGGGTAGTCGAGGATAGTCCTTGTAGAGTGAATGGAAGATCTCGTAGAATATCAGTTTCGGGAGGGTCAAACTCGGTGTAATTGTTGGCGAGTAATGTTGATTTCAGGGAAACGTCCCTCTTCGGTGGTTCCTGTTCGACAGCGTTTTGCTTCTGCCCAGGCATAGTCTTGAGACCGTCGGGTTGGAAGGCATCTCGGAActgctcctcctcgcctctGAGGACCGGGGTTGCTGCTCTGTGCCTGTCTCGGCTCTGTctcttggcggcatctctaTGAACGGCTTCGCGGTAGTTCGGTGCTGACGGTTTGATAGGGCTGAGAGGTACAGGTTCGTTTGGGTCCGGTGAGTCGGCTAGTTGGTAGAGAAGGTATAGGATGGCCCATTTGTTGTCTAGTACAGGAAGAGAGAGCAGCCGTGAGTACAGATTGGAGAACCTCAGTGCGGAATTGGGGTTTGTCTGAACGAGTTTTCTCTTGATGAGATCGGAGGCGTGATTGACGTCGGAGGAAATTGTTGGGCCTTGCGGGCTGTAAAGCTATCAGCAAAGATGCGAACTGTCTAGTCCGTCCTGATTAGATACACACCTTTcgatgatggatgccaaATTCTCCAAGCAAGCATCACGTCGTGCCTGGGCAGTGCCCGGGTCCTCGTCTGGGTCGTTGGGCACAATATGGGCGATCAAATGCTCGAGTGCCCCAATGATGCGTTCCGACGCCATGGGTGCATCGCCGCGAGGGCCGTCGAAGTCTGTGAaattggtgatggagaatCCAAAGGGTATTTAACCATGTACGCTATGGTTAAAAATTTTAACATCAAAGTTGGTTCGTCGTAAAAGTAAAATCTTGACAGAAACTGATAGCAGCACCTTGCAGGGAAACGCGCCAGAACGCGACGAGGGGGAACGGTTTAGGTTCTaatgttgagtttggccGCTACAGGTGGCATGTGGAGACGAAATCGTCCAAGTACTGGGAACCACACTCGCAAGGCTTGATCCATGCCGCCCCCAAGTACCCACTACATGCTGCCGTCGTCGGCCGTCTCTCAGTGCCTGCTTCTCGGCAAAATTTCGACTTCAATCCATCCGCTGCACCTCTCCCTAACGTCGACCGCCCCGTCAACCGCCATCAACTTCGCGACCTCACCATGCCCGGGTCATCAAGGTGACTCTGGAGCCGTGATCGCATAACTCTCCGCATTCGATTGATGCAACTCATGATCGTTTTATT
This window contains:
- a CDS encoding spindle pole body component (similar to Coccidioides immitis RS XP_001244390.1), which translates into the protein MASERIIGALEHLIAHIVPNDPDEDPGTAQARRDACLENLASIIESPQGPTISSDVNHASDLIKRKLVQTNPNSALRFSNLYSRLLSLPVLDNKWAILYLLYQLADSPDPNEPVPLSPIKPSAPNYREAVHRDAAKRQSRDRHRAATPVLRGEEEQFRDAFQPDGLKTMPGQKQNAVEQEPPKRDVSLKSTLLANNYTEFDPPETDILRDLPFTLQGLSSTTLPFATPQTLKLPPTVPLPLVSILHTLAEPSLLYRGLDEYCNTPANGLLGQSLRSAIRGELHSYLTLIATLESQIRRALSSLDDNAPRGGIGKAGVTLKRCVVWTREATMGLRLMSLIAEESENKIGGQLISLIHSFSSSHGDPVVAAFAERLLSSFTRPFYDILRRWIYDGELSDPYQEFFVREQQARVDDVANLKVVGNVWTDKYEIDQDMIPSIITQDFAQKVFLIGKSLNFIRHSCGDSVWVEEYSKAASKELRYGDTATLEAWIDEAYKTTMKRLMDLMSTKFHLFEHLRALKDYILLGQGDFIALLMESLAANLDKPAGAQYRHTLTAQLEHAIRGSNAQYDSPEVLRRLDARMLQLSHGDMGWDCFTLEYKIDAPVDVVVTEWGNRQYLKVFNFLWRIKRVEFALLTTWRKCMTGSRGVLQTSDPVVAQTWKSTRGVLAEMIHFVGQLQYYILFEVIESSWDELQKRIHKEDCTLDDLINAHRRYLNDITHKGLLGAKRRHHGSEDDERTSSYLGQLSDLLKLMLSYRGSVDGLYSWSVSDFTLRQEADVRTSMGHHMDENADGSKEPPPEFPKLRYTLHQLGGSFKSRLQILLGDLAYQPDVDMRFLGVAMNFNDVYQPARRKTRPAAGASGNTSKG